From Streptomyces fungicidicus, one genomic window encodes:
- a CDS encoding metallopeptidase family protein has product MLEMTRETFEELVAEALDRIPPELTRLMDNVAVFVEDEPPADDPELLGLYEGTPLTERGEWYAGVLPDRITIYRGPTLRMCESREDVVAETEITVVHEIAHHFGIDDARLHALGYG; this is encoded by the coding sequence GTGCTGGAGATGACGCGCGAGACGTTCGAGGAGCTGGTCGCCGAGGCGCTGGACCGGATCCCGCCGGAGCTGACCCGACTGATGGACAACGTCGCGGTGTTCGTGGAGGACGAGCCGCCGGCGGACGACCCGGAGCTGCTCGGGCTGTACGAGGGCACTCCGCTGACGGAGCGGGGCGAGTGGTACGCGGGGGTGCTGCCGGACCGGATCACCATCTACCGGGGGCCGACGCTGCGGATGTGCGAGTCCCGGGAGGACGTCGTCGCCGAGACGGAGATCACGGTGGTGCACGAGATCGCACACCACTTCGGGATCGACGACGCCCGGCTGCACGCGCTCGGCTACGGGTAG
- a CDS encoding metallophosphoesterase family protein — protein MVRVPSPVTNVLHRIRRVPRALARPGRRPPAPALGLAPQPRPWVRAAGLVAVVVLGAWLGLLVVGNVHVPVGPMNTTMTLRPSVTGGTKINISPLGALQLDSHIAPVRLDVNVDQLDPERSQALVDHPERLSGLQDEVTQDIAHGTADLAVRSCVAVVTGATALGLAVYRRPRRALAAGGLALGLLAASGGTAYATWKPDSVLEPKFSGLLSSAPSLVGDARSIVTEFDVYQKELARLVTNVTKLYDATSTLPAYRPDPTTIRVLHVSDIHLNPASWKIIASLVEQYQVDVIVDSGDTMDHGSAAENGFLDPIEDLGAPYVWVRGNHDSRVTQRYLTGLKNVHVLDDGRATTIAGLRFAGIGDPQFTPDRSEKTGAEQSQELAGARLASALRDQRAAGTPVDVAIAHEPSAAREVDGTVPLVLAGHIHHEKTETMKYGTRLRVEGSTGGSGLRAIEGKYPDPIETSILYFDRDTRRLQAWDSIELGGLGLTTAEVSRHIPKENQPGAPTSPSPSSPGSSRTPSDRPSSPAP, from the coding sequence ATGGTCCGCGTCCCCTCCCCCGTGACGAACGTCCTCCACCGCATCCGACGGGTCCCGCGGGCCCTCGCCCGCCCGGGCCGCCGGCCCCCGGCTCCGGCGCTCGGCCTGGCCCCGCAGCCGCGCCCCTGGGTGCGCGCGGCCGGCCTGGTCGCCGTGGTCGTCCTCGGCGCCTGGCTGGGACTGCTGGTCGTGGGGAACGTGCATGTCCCCGTGGGCCCGATGAACACGACCATGACCCTGCGCCCCTCCGTCACCGGCGGCACGAAGATCAACATCTCGCCCCTGGGCGCCCTCCAGCTCGACAGCCACATCGCCCCCGTCCGCCTGGACGTCAACGTCGACCAACTGGACCCCGAGCGCTCCCAGGCGCTGGTCGACCACCCGGAACGCCTCTCCGGCCTGCAGGACGAGGTCACCCAGGACATCGCCCACGGCACCGCCGACCTCGCCGTGCGCTCCTGTGTCGCGGTGGTCACCGGCGCCACCGCGCTCGGCCTCGCCGTCTACCGCCGCCCCCGCAGGGCCCTCGCCGCCGGCGGCCTCGCCCTCGGCCTGCTGGCCGCCTCCGGCGGAACGGCCTACGCCACCTGGAAGCCCGACTCCGTGCTCGAGCCGAAGTTCTCCGGTCTGCTCTCCTCGGCGCCCTCGCTGGTCGGCGACGCCCGCAGCATCGTCACCGAGTTCGACGTCTACCAGAAGGAGCTGGCGCGTCTGGTCACCAACGTGACCAAGCTCTACGACGCCACCTCCACGCTGCCCGCCTACCGGCCCGACCCGACCACCATCCGGGTGCTCCACGTCTCCGACATCCACCTCAATCCGGCCAGCTGGAAGATCATCGCCTCGCTGGTGGAGCAGTACCAGGTGGACGTGATCGTCGACTCGGGCGACACGATGGACCACGGCAGCGCCGCCGAGAACGGCTTCCTGGACCCCATCGAGGACCTGGGCGCCCCCTACGTCTGGGTCCGCGGCAACCACGACTCGCGCGTCACCCAGCGCTATCTCACCGGCCTGAAGAACGTCCACGTCCTCGACGACGGCAGGGCCACGACCATCGCGGGGCTGCGCTTCGCCGGCATCGGCGATCCGCAGTTCACCCCGGACCGCTCGGAGAAGACGGGGGCCGAGCAGTCCCAGGAACTGGCGGGCGCCCGCCTCGCCTCGGCCCTGCGCGACCAGCGGGCCGCGGGCACGCCGGTGGACGTGGCGATCGCGCACGAGCCCTCCGCGGCCCGCGAGGTCGACGGCACAGTGCCGCTGGTCCTGGCGGGCCACATCCACCACGAGAAGACGGAGACGATGAAGTACGGCACCCGGCTCCGCGTCGAGGGCTCCACCGGCGGCAGCGGTCTGCGCGCCATCGAGGGCAAGTACCCGGACCCGATCGAGACGTCGATCCTCTACTTCGACCGCGACACACGCCGGCTCCAGGCCTGGGACTCCATCGAACTGGGCGGCCTCGGCCTGACCACGGCGGAGGTGAGCCGCCACATCCCCAAGGAGAACCAGCCGGGCGCGCCGACCTCGCCGTCGCCCTCCTCCCCCGGCTCCTCCAGGACCCCCTCGGACAGGCCCTCGAGCCCCGCGCCGTAA
- a CDS encoding DEAD/DEAH box helicase, whose amino-acid sequence MPIASTDHVVVPENAENVTDTDIDATTEVAAPETTFADLGLPEGVVRKLAQNGVTTPFPIQAATIPDALAGKDILGRGRTGSGKTLSFGLPTLATLAGGRTEKHKPRAVILTPTRELAMQVADALQPYGDVVGLRMKVVCGGTSMGNQIYALERGVDILVATPGRLRDIINRGACSLENVQIAVLDEADQMSDLGFMPEVTELLDQVPPGGQRMLFSATMENEIKTLVDRYLKDPVSHEVDAAQGAVTTMSHHILVVKPKDKAPVTAAIASRKGRTIIFVRTQLGADRVAEQLRDAGAKADALHGGMTQGARTRTLADFKDGYVNVLVATDVAARGIHVDGIDLVLNVDPAGDHKDYLHRAGRTARAGRTGTVVSLSLPHQRRQIFRLMEDAGVDATRHIIQGGAAFDPEVAEITGARSMTEVQAESAGNAAQQAEREVAQLAKELERAQRRASELRDEADRLVARVARERGEDVETVVAEVAAAASDEAEVTLPEQPTARDVERTERVERTDAPAPYERRERRDDRGGRSFERRDDRGDRGGRSFERRDDRGGFNRDRDRDRGGFRRDDRRDDRGGRSFERRDDRGDRGGRSFERRDDRGGFRRDDRRDDRGGRSFERRDDRGDRGGRSFERRDDRGGFNRDRDRDRGGFRRDDRGGHRGSDRPFNRDRQGDRPGFRSGSHDRPNGRRDDHRGGGSFGRRDDKPRWKRNG is encoded by the coding sequence ATGCCCATCGCCAGTACTGATCACGTCGTCGTGCCCGAGAACGCCGAGAACGTGACGGACACCGACATCGACGCCACCACCGAGGTGGCGGCCCCCGAGACCACCTTCGCCGACCTCGGCCTGCCCGAGGGCGTCGTGCGCAAGCTCGCGCAGAACGGCGTGACCACCCCCTTCCCGATCCAGGCCGCGACCATCCCGGACGCCCTGGCCGGCAAGGACATCCTCGGCCGCGGCCGCACCGGCTCCGGCAAGACCCTCTCCTTCGGTCTGCCGACGCTGGCCACGCTGGCCGGCGGCCGCACCGAGAAGCACAAGCCGCGCGCCGTCATCCTGACGCCGACGCGTGAGCTGGCCATGCAGGTCGCCGACGCCCTCCAGCCCTACGGCGACGTCGTCGGCCTGCGGATGAAGGTCGTCTGCGGCGGCACCTCCATGGGCAACCAGATCTACGCCCTGGAGCGGGGCGTCGACATCCTGGTCGCCACCCCGGGCCGACTGCGCGACATCATCAACCGCGGCGCCTGCTCGCTGGAGAACGTGCAGATCGCCGTCCTCGACGAGGCCGACCAGATGTCCGACCTCGGTTTCATGCCCGAGGTCACCGAACTGCTCGACCAGGTGCCGCCGGGCGGTCAGCGGATGCTGTTCTCCGCCACCATGGAGAACGAGATCAAGACCCTCGTCGACCGGTACCTGAAGGACCCGGTCAGCCACGAGGTGGACGCGGCGCAGGGCGCGGTGACGACCATGTCGCACCACATCCTCGTCGTGAAGCCCAAGGACAAGGCGCCGGTCACCGCGGCCATCGCCTCCCGCAAGGGCCGCACCATCATCTTCGTCCGCACCCAGCTGGGCGCCGACCGCGTCGCCGAGCAGCTGCGCGACGCCGGCGCCAAGGCGGACGCGCTGCACGGCGGCATGACCCAGGGCGCCCGTACCCGCACGCTGGCCGACTTCAAGGACGGTTACGTCAACGTCCTCGTCGCCACGGACGTCGCGGCGCGCGGCATCCACGTCGACGGCATCGACCTGGTCCTGAACGTGGACCCGGCCGGCGACCACAAGGACTACCTGCACCGGGCCGGCCGCACGGCGCGGGCCGGCCGCACCGGCACGGTCGTCTCCCTTTCGCTGCCGCACCAGCGCCGCCAGATCTTCCGGCTGATGGAGGACGCGGGCGTCGACGCCACGCGCCACATCATCCAGGGCGGTGCCGCCTTCGACCCGGAGGTCGCCGAGATCACCGGCGCCCGGTCGATGACCGAGGTGCAGGCCGAGTCCGCGGGCAACGCGGCGCAGCAGGCCGAGCGCGAGGTCGCCCAGCTCGCCAAGGAGCTGGAGCGGGCGCAGCGCCGTGCCTCGGAGCTGCGTGACGAGGCCGACCGTCTGGTGGCCCGGGTCGCGCGGGAGCGCGGCGAGGACGTCGAGACGGTGGTGGCCGAGGTGGCCGCCGCGGCGTCGGACGAGGCCGAGGTCACGCTGCCCGAGCAGCCGACCGCGCGGGACGTCGAGCGGACCGAGCGCGTGGAGCGTACGGACGCCCCGGCGCCGTACGAGCGGCGCGAGCGCCGTGACGACCGTGGCGGCCGTTCCTTCGAGCGTCGTGACGACCGTGGTGACCGCGGGGGGCGTTCGTTCGAGCGTCGTGACGACCGTGGCGGTTTCAACCGCGACCGCGACCGGGACCGCGGCGGCTTCCGCCGTGACGACCGCCGTGACGACCGTGGCGGCCGTTCCTTCGAGCGTCGTGACGACCGTGGTGACCGTGGCGGGCGTTCGTTCGAGCGTCGTGACGACCGTGGCGGCTTCCGCCGTGACGACCGCCGTGACGACCGTGGCGGCCGTTCCTTCGAGCGTCGTGACGACCGTGGTGACCGCGGTGGGCGTTCGTTCGAGCGTCGTGACGACCGTGGCGGCTTCAACCGCGACCGCGACCGGGACCGCGGCGGCTTCCGCCGTGACGACCGGGGCGGCCACCGTGGCAGCGACCGCCCGTTCAACCGCGACCGCCAGGGCGACCGTCCGGGCTTCCGCTCCGGCTCCCACGACCGCCCCAACGGCCGTCGTGACGACCACCGCGGTGGCGGCTCCTTCGGCCGCCGCGACGACAAGCCCCGCTGGAAGCGCAACGGCTGA